The following DNA comes from Fibrobacter sp. UWP2.
TCGAGGACGCTCCTGCCGAAACGGATTCTGCTAAGTCCGACTCCGCAGCCGATTCTTCGAAGGTCGATTCTACTCCCGTTGTCGCTTCTGCAAATTAAGAGGTTCTGATGGATTTAAGTATGGTCATCCCGGTCAAGGAAGAAAGCGAAAATCTTCCTGACCTGCTAAAAGAGATTGTGGCTGCCATGGCTCCCACGGGCTGGGAGTACGAGGTCATTGTGGTCGATGACGGCAGCCGCGACAACACTTGGGAAGTTCTTGAGAACCTTTCCAAGGAATATCCCTTTATGCATGGTTACCGGTTCCAGTTCAACTGCGGCAAGGCCGACGCCCTCGCACTTGGTTTTTCGAAGGCCAAGGGCAAGTACGTGGCGACGCTCGACGGCGACTTGCAAGATGACCCGCTTGAAATCCCCAAGATGGTCGCGATTTTGGAAGAGGGCTACGACCTGGTCTCGGGCTGGAAAAAGCACCGCCTGGATCCGTGGCACAAAACCATGCCTTCCAAGCTCTTCAACTTGACGGTGTCCATGGTCTGCGGCAAGCGCCTGCACGACTTTAACTGCGGCATCAAAGCGTATCGCCATTCTGTGGTCCGTTACATTGAGCTTTACGGCGATTACCACCGCTTTATCCCGGTGATGGCCAAGTGGCAGGGCTTCCGCATCACCGAGATGCCTGTGGCGCATCGTGCCCGCGTTCACGGCGTCTCCAAGTACGGCATCTCCCGCCTTGTCTCTGGGTTCCTGGACTTGGTCTCGCTCTTGTTCATGCGCAGCTTTTCGACCAAACCGCTCCATTTCTTTGGCCTCATCGGCCTGGTGTTCATGCTGGCCGGCCTTGGCATTTGTGGTTACTTTGGCTACGAGTGGTTCCAAACGGGAGCCATGCATGTGCGTCCGCTTTTGCTTGCCGGCGGATTCTCCCTGGTGATGAGTGTCCAGTTCTTTTCGCTTGGCCTGCTTGCCGAGATGATGAACGGCAATAAAAGGCGAACTTACCCAATTGCCGATACTTTTGGCGAAGAATGATTTGTAGATTAATGGAATAAATGCTGGAGAATGTTATGTCGTTTCCTAAGAGCTTGGTGATTATCCCGACCTACAACGAGAAAGAGAATATCTTGCTCATCATGTCCGCTATTTTGGAACAGAATGAGTGCCTGGAGATTCTTGTTGTCGATGACGGATCCCCGGATGGTACTGGCGATATGGTCCAGGCTGAGGTCGACAAGAATCCCCGAATCCACTTGCTCCGTCGTAAGGGCAAGATGGGGCTGGGCTCCGCCTACGTGACGGGTTTCAAGTGGGCTCTCGAAAGGGACTACGAACGCGTTTTTGAAATGGACGCCGACTTTAGCCATGCTCCGACCGATTTGACCCGCTTTTTGGAAGCTGCCGAGGAGGCCGACTTGGTCTTGGGCAGTCGTTACCTGAACAACCGTATTAGTGTAGTGAACTGGGATTTGCGCCGCCTTATTTTGAGCTATGGCGCCAACGTGTATACCCGTATGGTCACACGCCTCCCGATTAGCGATGCTACGGGTGGTTTCAAGTGTTTCCGTCGTGAGGCGCTGCAGGCATTGAACTTGGACAAGATGAAGAGTGACGGCTATTGCTTCCAGATCGAGACGACTTTCAAGATTTGGAAGAAGGGCTTTAATGTAAAGGAAATCCCCATCGTGTTTACCGACCGCACCCGTGGCACATCCAAGATGAGCGGGGGCATTATTTCGGAAGCGTTCTTCCTGGTTCTCAAACTCCGCCTGGGTCTCGCCTAATGACTTCCCCGGAATATTCTTGTTCCATTGTCATTGTCGCCTACAATTCGTGCGACTTTATTCCGGCTTGCCTCAAGTCGGTTCGCGACGCTTGCGAGGGCATCGATTCCCAGATTATTGTTTTGGACAACGGTTCCACGGAACCGATTCTCCCCGAAATCAAGAAGTTTTTCCCCGAGGTCCTTTGGCTCGATTCCGAAGTGAATCTCGGATTTGGCAAGGGCTGTAACCTTGCCGAAAAAGAGGCGACCAAGCCTTACTTGTTCTTCATCAATCCCGACACCGTGATTTCTCGTGATTCCTTCCGCGAAATGCTCAAGTTCATGCACGAGCACCCGGAGGCGGGAACGGTGGGATGTCGCATTTTAAACGAGGACGGCTCCATCCAGTGGGCGTGCCGTCGTTCGTTCCCGACCATCATTTCGGCAGTGTCCAAAACTATCGGTTTGGCGGCTCTATTCCCCAAGAACAAGACTCTTGCTTCGTACAACATGACGTTTGCTGACCCGGACGAGATGATCGAGGTCGATGCCATCAGTGGTTCGTTCTTTTGCATACGCCGCGATGTGTACGAGCAGTTGAACGGCTTTGACGAAGACTTCTTTATGTACGGCGAGGACTTGGACCTGTGTTTCCGCACCAAGTTGATGGGTCTCAAGAACTACTATACGCCGGTGACGAACATTTTGCACTTTAAAGGGCAAAGTTGCCGCACCCGCCGTTGGAAGTCGTATGTCGACTTTTACCAGGCGATGCTCATTTTTGTGAAAAAGCACAAGGACCTTTACTTTGTCCCTAATTTTTTAGTTTCCTTCGGCATTGTCCTTGCCGCATGTCTTGGCGTGTTTTCCCGCGTAATTCCTCAGTTTTGGAAAATATTCCTCGACTTGGGCGTGATTGCTGTATGGGCTCTCGTATTGTTGCCCGGCTTAGGCAACGATGGACACCTTTTTACCCCCATTAAGGAATCCATAGGGGTAACAACGACGTTTGAAGACTGGTGGCTTGTGGGAATTGTCGCCTTGGTGAATGTCGTGCTCTTGACGTTCCTTGGTGAATATGCTCGTTCTAGTCTCAAGGGCGAAAAGTTCTTGCGGTACCTTGTGCCACTAAACCTTGTTGCGGTGGGAGGGTATGAGGCGTTCCGTTATTTTGCTCAGGTTTCTTATGACCCAGGAGACTGGTCTAGGATCTATACCAGTATTGGGTGGTGCGTCTATGTCGTTTGCTCTAGCCTCTTTATCCCGCTAGCGCTTTTGGCCTGGCGCCGTATTGCATTTTGGATAAACTATTTTTATCGCATCTTCGCGAAAAAGCGTCACCGCTCCATCTTGCTTGGCGGCCGCGAGGATTCGCTCAACAACTGGTTTGACAGCTACAACGTGATTCCCGGCATCGAGATTCTCGGCTGTGTGAGCGGCGAGCCCGAAAAACTCTCCGAAGAGAACCGCAAGCACCTGCTCGGGCCCCTTTCGGACATGGAAAGCATCTGCAATCGTACGGGTTGCCGCGAACTCCTGGTCGTGTCCAATTTCTCGGGTTACCGCGAACCTTTTGACTTGGATTGGCTCCAAAAGCTGCAATTGAAGGTGTTTTTGCTCATTGGAAATGGTAAAAACGGCAATTTTGCCCTTGTTGACCTTAAATATCTGCATTAATTGGGATAATTCCTTTTCCCTTTCTTTGAAATAGAGTTATTTTTACCATGTAAATAGGGCGGTCTCTACCGTCCTAAGTGGTTGATTATAAAGGTCTTATGTTCGATACTAATCTTTTGGATATCCTCTGCTGCCCCGAGACTCGTGGGGCGTTGAAATTGGCTGACGATGCCTGCCTGGCATCCCTCAACAAGGCCATCTCCGCTGGTACGCTCAAGAACGTGGCTGGCGAAAAGATTTCTGAAACTTTGGAAGAAGCCCTTGTCTCCGAAGACGGTAGCCGAGTCTACCCAATTCGCGAGGGCATCCCTGTACTTTTGTCTGACGAAGCAATCTCTCTTCCCGTGGGGGCGTAAATGGCTGCTACACAGTTGGAATCCTTGAAAAAGAGCATTGGTAAAAAGAAGGCCAAGTCCCAGGCGTTCGCTTGGCTTGCCGACTTGGAACGCGAGTCCGGTGACCTGGACACCTCGCTCCAGCGTGTGGACGGTGGTCTTACCATGTACCCGAGCGACGTTCCGGCGATGCTCGTCCGCTCCATGATTCTGTTCCAGAAGGGTGACTTCGAGGGCTGCATTGCCGAATGTGAAAAAGTTTTGAAGTTCGACCCGTTCTGCCTTTCGGCACAAAAGCGCATGGGTGATGCCTATGAACAGCTGGGCAACGAGAACGAACGCAACAAGTGCTATCGCCGTGTACACGATATGGACCCGCTTGACCCCTTCTGGAAGGAAGAATACGAGAACGTGGTCGAAGAAGCCGCTGCCGCCGCGGGCGTTGCTGCCGCCGCCGGTCTCGAGATGAACGATGTGGACTTCTCCATGCCCGATGTGGGTACTTCCGCCGAAGCCAGTCCGGCTGTGGAAGGTGCGGAATCTGCACCGGCAGGAGTGGGCGAAAATGCCGAACCGGCTGCCGAGGGCGAACTGAATTTGACTCCGACGGACAACGCTCCTGCAGAGGACGACCCGTTTGCCGCCCTCTCCGCCTTGCTTCCGAATGTAGATTCGGGTGAAGAAGCAGCTATGGATTCTCTGCAGGCTTCCTTGGATACCGCCATGGCCGAAATGGCTAAGGACGAACCGTCCGCCCCCGAAGTGTTCCCTGCCGACGACGAAGTCTCTGGCAGCGATGTGGGCTCGGCTCTTTCCAACATGTTCGGTGTCGAAGACGATGTGGAACCGGAAGCCCCGGCATCCCCGTTTGCCAAGTTGGACTTGCCGGTGTCGTTGGACGATGAACCGGCTCCTGCCGAGGCCGCCCCGGTGCAGGATGAACAAGTTTCTGAATCGATTGAAGAGGATAAACCGCAGAGCGTGGATAACGCTTTCGATTCCATCTTTGGCGAGGACGAACTCCCCGAAGAAAAACCGCAGAGCGTGGACAGCGCCTTCGATTCCATCTTTGGCGAAGATGAATTGCCCGAAGAGAAACCGCAGAGTGTGGACAGCGCCTTTGATTCCATCTTTGGCGAGGACGAACTCCCCGAAGAGAAACCGCAGGGCGAAGTTGAACAGAAGCTTGCGGAAGAACCTGCACCCGAGGAATCGTCCTCGATGTTCGAGAAGTCCGCTACCGAGGATTCCCTCTTTGACAAGAGCGCTGATGCCGACCTTTCGATTGAAGATTCCTCCTCGATGTTCGACAAGAGTGCCGATGCCGATGGCCTGTTTGAAAAGTCCGCGGACCGTGACATGGAATTGTCTGCCGAGACTCCTGCCGAAGACGCTGCCGTACAGGAAGAAACTGTCGAAGAACCTTCTGCTGAAGATTCGCTTCCCGAAGAATCCCTGCAGGTTACGGGGAACGATTTCTTTGACGACTCCGCCGCGGAGACGGCTCCCGCTGAACCGGTTGCGGAAGAACCTGCTCCGGCTGACGAAGACCGTGCAATTAGTGTAGATAGCGCACTGGATGCTTTGTTTGGCTCCGATGACGACGACCTGCCCGAAGAAAAGCCTGCTGAAAGCGCAACCCCCGTTGAGGAAGAACCCAAGGAATCCCTTGTGGAACAGGTGACCTCTGCCGAGGACGAGCTGGAAATGCCCACTGCAGAAACGGCCAAGGATGAAGCCAAAGAATTTGAGAAGGAAATGGGTGGCGCCTTTGCCAGCATCTTTGGCGAAGATGACGATGACCTGGATTTGCCTGAGGCAAAAAAGGAATCCGCGAACGAAGTTCCTGCTCCATCCCAAGAAGACACGGGTGCCGCTCTAGAGGAGGCTCCCGCGACGGACGCTTCGCTTGAAGCGGACCTCGACAAGTCGTTCAACAGCTTGTTTGGCGAAGATTCGGCTGCCGATGAAACTCCGGCAGAGAACGTTGCCGAAGCTCCTGCAGCGCCTGTTGCCGAAGTCCCGGCCGCAGTAGAAACCGAATCGCTTGAAAATGAAATTGACGGTGCGTTCAAGGGTTTGTTCCAGACGGACGACGATTCGCTCCCCGAAGAAAAGACCGAGAACAACAAGGGCGTCGATTTTTTGATGTCCGGTGACTCCGACGACGAAGTCTCCAGTGGACTCATCAAGGATCCGTCGGCTCCGCTCGAACGCGGTGCCACCGATTTGGACGAGAGCCTGAACACCAAGACTCTTGCCGAGATCTACTTTGAACAGGGCTTGTACGGCAAGGCTTTGGACATTTACGAGGACCTTGCCCGTAAGGAACCCGACAATGCCGAAATAGCAAGCCGACTCCAAGAAATTGAAAAGGCTTACCGCGAAAAGTTCGGAGACAACGCCAATGGCTGATTTGAGAATTGAACAACTCCTCCGCGCCATGGTCGAGAACAAGGCTTCCGACTTGCACATTCGTACCGGCGTGCCGCCCATTTACCGTATTAACGGCTCCCTGGTAAAGCTCTTTGACACGCGTGTGGACGCGAACATGATGGACTCCTTTTTGGACGACATTATGAATCGCGACCAAAAGAATCGTTTTGAACAAAATAAGGAATGCGACTTTGCTGTGGGCGCCCGCGATATGGGCCGTTTCCGTGTGAACGTGTTCCGTCAGCGCGGCACCATCGCTGTGGTGATTCGTCACATCAAGGCGCGAATCCCCGCCTTTGAAGAACTTCATTTGCCCGAAGTCATTCGCGACATGGCGCTTTCACGTCGTGGTCTAGTGTTGGTGACGGGAACGACGGGCTCCGGCAAGTCAACAACGCTGGCTTCGATGCTTGACTATATCAATCACAAGGAAGCCGTCAACATCATTACCGTTGAAGACCCTATCGAATACCTTTACAGGGACGAGAAAGCCATCATTTCGCAGCGCGAAATCGGCGTGGATACGCTTTCGTATGCGAACGCCCTGCGTGCCGCTCTCCGTCAGGACCCGGACGTGCTCCTCGTGGGCGAAATCCGTGACCTTGAGACGATGCAGATTGCGCTTACCGCTGCCGATACGGGCCACATGGTGTTCGCGACTATCCATACGACGAACGCTACCGAAACTATCCAGCGTGTGCTTTCCATGTACCCGCCGCACCAGCACGACGAAATCCGTTTGCTTTTGGCCGAAGTCTTGGCGGGCATCATTTCGCTACGCTTGTTGCCGACCGCCGATGGCCAGGGCCGAGTCCCTGCAGCCGAAGTGCTCGTGAACACCGCCGCCATCAAAGAGTATATTCGCGACAAGGATAAACTCGAGATGGTGGAACACGCCATTGCCGAAGGCCACATGCAGTACCGCAGCCAGACCTTTGACCAGGCCTTGCTGAACTTGTACCAGAGTGGTCAGATTTCCTTGGAAACCGCCATGAATGCGGCGACGAACAAGGATGACTTCGATCTTAAGATTCGCGGTATTTCCGGTACGTCCGACCGCGGCTGGATGTAATCATTCTTACCGCTTTTCGAGATGCCCGCGTCAATGCGGGCATTTCTCGTAGACGAACGGGTTGTGGTCGCCTTGCACCTTGAAAATGCGGCGGTCACGTTCGCATTCCTTTTCGGTGACGGGGTACATCTTGTCCCAGGCTTCAAAGAGTTTGCGGTCTTGATTCGACAGCTTTACGCCGTACGTTTTTTCCATGTAAAAGCTCGCGCGGGCGATAATGCCGCGGGCTTCTTCGCGGGGCTGCGCCTTTTTGAGCTTGAAGTCCACAATCGTTTTGCATCCGCCGTACATGGGCTCGGGATCGTTTGTCCATTGGCTGTACATAAAGTTGCTGCGGTCCCCGTTGACTTCGCCAATGGCGGGGTAGAGGTTGTGCAGGTCGCCTTCCATGATTTTGAAGGTGGTATCGTTCGCGCTGCAGTTCTTGCGCCCGCCCTCTTGCCAGCAGGGTAAAAAGTGCCCCATGTTGTGGGCAGTCACGATGTGCTCCCACTCAATGCTCTCGGCGCGCTTGTTGCTTTTGCGCTTGGGGTTGTATCGCGGCTTGAAATCGCAGCTGCTGAAGTCTATATGCTTTTTGTCCATGTACTTGCACCCGCAATAGAGTGTCTCTTGCAGGTCGCCGTAGTAAATTCGTTTCATTTGCTTGCTCGCGTCGCGGTAGTTGTAGTGCTGTGGGGCGGCCTCGGGGTCGACTTTCGCAAAAGCAATAGAAAAGCACGCAGCCAGGAGCAGTGGAAGTGCCGATAATCTCATAATAAAAACCGTAGTGTGTATGTAGGGAATATAGATTATTTATTTAATCGTTGCGGGAAATGTAGGATTTAAAATGAAAATGATCTTTTTGACGTCCTTGCAAAGATGTATGTATATTTATACTAAATGCGCCTAACTTCGTTTCTAATACTGGCAGTCCTTTCTATAAACCTATTTGCATCGGATAGGTTCTCTGTTGAAACGTTAGACGAGCAGCCTTAAGGAGGATTGGATTATGAAAAAGCTAATGCTGTTGATGCTTGCTCTTGTCGCCTGCGTGTGGGGAGAAGTCTTTGTCAAGGACTCAATTCATATAGTTTTCCCTCAAAATATTGCCAATTACTTAGGTGCTGATGATGAAAAATGTTTTTTTGGACAGTTGCCTAATGGAAAGCCTGCGCGGCTTTATATGAATGATTATGGTGGGTGTGTTAATGATGTATGTAGTTCTATTCTTGATTCCAGTGTTTTTTTTATGCATGAGGAAGTTGAGGCCGGGGACGGGTGTCGTTACGGATTT
Coding sequences within:
- a CDS encoding endonuclease, with translation MRLSALPLLLAACFSIAFAKVDPEAAPQHYNYRDASKQMKRIYYGDLQETLYCGCKYMDKKHIDFSSCDFKPRYNPKRKSNKRAESIEWEHIVTAHNMGHFLPCWQEGGRKNCSANDTTFKIMEGDLHNLYPAIGEVNGDRSNFMYSQWTNDPEPMYGGCKTIVDFKLKKAQPREEARGIIARASFYMEKTYGVKLSNQDRKLFEAWDKMYPVTEKECERDRRIFKVQGDHNPFVYEKCPH
- a CDS encoding glycosyltransferase family 2 protein, with translation MDLSMVIPVKEESENLPDLLKEIVAAMAPTGWEYEVIVVDDGSRDNTWEVLENLSKEYPFMHGYRFQFNCGKADALALGFSKAKGKYVATLDGDLQDDPLEIPKMVAILEEGYDLVSGWKKHRLDPWHKTMPSKLFNLTVSMVCGKRLHDFNCGIKAYRHSVVRYIELYGDYHRFIPVMAKWQGFRITEMPVAHRARVHGVSKYGISRLVSGFLDLVSLLFMRSFSTKPLHFFGLIGLVFMLAGLGICGYFGYEWFQTGAMHVRPLLLAGGFSLVMSVQFFSLGLLAEMMNGNKRRTYPIADTFGEE
- a CDS encoding Trm112 family protein codes for the protein MFDTNLLDILCCPETRGALKLADDACLASLNKAISAGTLKNVAGEKISETLEEALVSEDGSRVYPIREGIPVLLSDEAISLPVGA
- a CDS encoding polyprenol monophosphomannose synthase, whose product is MSFPKSLVIIPTYNEKENILLIMSAILEQNECLEILVVDDGSPDGTGDMVQAEVDKNPRIHLLRRKGKMGLGSAYVTGFKWALERDYERVFEMDADFSHAPTDLTRFLEAAEEADLVLGSRYLNNRISVVNWDLRRLILSYGANVYTRMVTRLPISDATGGFKCFRREALQALNLDKMKSDGYCFQIETTFKIWKKGFNVKEIPIVFTDRTRGTSKMSGGIISEAFFLVLKLRLGLA
- a CDS encoding type IV pilus twitching motility protein PilT translates to MADLRIEQLLRAMVENKASDLHIRTGVPPIYRINGSLVKLFDTRVDANMMDSFLDDIMNRDQKNRFEQNKECDFAVGARDMGRFRVNVFRQRGTIAVVIRHIKARIPAFEELHLPEVIRDMALSRRGLVLVTGTTGSGKSTTLASMLDYINHKEAVNIITVEDPIEYLYRDEKAIISQREIGVDTLSYANALRAALRQDPDVLLVGEIRDLETMQIALTAADTGHMVFATIHTTNATETIQRVLSMYPPHQHDEIRLLLAEVLAGIISLRLLPTADGQGRVPAAEVLVNTAAIKEYIRDKDKLEMVEHAIAEGHMQYRSQTFDQALLNLYQSGQISLETAMNAATNKDDFDLKIRGISGTSDRGWM
- a CDS encoding glycosyltransferase family 2 protein; amino-acid sequence: MTSPEYSCSIVIVAYNSCDFIPACLKSVRDACEGIDSQIIVLDNGSTEPILPEIKKFFPEVLWLDSEVNLGFGKGCNLAEKEATKPYLFFINPDTVISRDSFREMLKFMHEHPEAGTVGCRILNEDGSIQWACRRSFPTIISAVSKTIGLAALFPKNKTLASYNMTFADPDEMIEVDAISGSFFCIRRDVYEQLNGFDEDFFMYGEDLDLCFRTKLMGLKNYYTPVTNILHFKGQSCRTRRWKSYVDFYQAMLIFVKKHKDLYFVPNFLVSFGIVLAACLGVFSRVIPQFWKIFLDLGVIAVWALVLLPGLGNDGHLFTPIKESIGVTTTFEDWWLVGIVALVNVVLLTFLGEYARSSLKGEKFLRYLVPLNLVAVGGYEAFRYFAQVSYDPGDWSRIYTSIGWCVYVVCSSLFIPLALLAWRRIAFWINYFYRIFAKKRHRSILLGGREDSLNNWFDSYNVIPGIEILGCVSGEPEKLSEENRKHLLGPLSDMESICNRTGCRELLVVSNFSGYREPFDLDWLQKLQLKVFLLIGNGKNGNFALVDLKYLH